One Coffea eugenioides isolate CCC68of chromosome 2, Ceug_1.0, whole genome shotgun sequence genomic window, AGCATGACATACAAAGTAACTCCACAAGACCACACATCAGCAATCTATACGAGCAAAAGAATGTTTAATCTTCTTGTGTCTGTCAGGACCATGCTGTTTCTCGCTTATGCAACCCATCAAAATGCTAGCAGCTAAAGCTTGTACGGAAGACACTTCCACTAAAGACTACCAGTGGGGTGATAAGATGGAAGTACATCAAATAGTTAAAAAGTTTAATTTGACTAGTGGAGAGAGCAGTAAGTTCAATATTCCCACATACATGTAGGTGACAGAAGCCCTTTAAGGATGGCCTAATGCAAATAGACAAACCACAAATTCTGCAGGTACACATCTTTTAGAACATCCTGGCAAGCCAATGCCTAATCATCTATGGTGGGTTGAGCACAATAAAGCCAGTAATAAGTTAAAACCAACTATTTATTGCACCATATCCTTAGATTCGGTAACTATAACACGTATAAACTTGTGGTATCAGGGAACTCGTAACCTAACCATGACCCGGTCGGCTCATCAGAACTAGACAGAGACTAATGAGCCTGACGACTTGCTCAGACCTAAACAAACAGTGTGTCTCACTATTAGCTTTGATGGCCATTGTCAGAAATCTTATGACATGCAACAAACATCTTGCAGAAAAACTCAAGACATCAAATTAACTTAATGCAATAAAAAATGCGAACAGCAAGATTTAATGATAGCCTTCTCAAGGATCAATCTCAAGATCAAGATCAGAACGAATGCAGGTGAACCATAAAAATATCTAATACCCTTATTTAATCAGGTTCCTAGAATCAAGATATAGCAACGAAATGGTTACCTTTCCGTCATATTCTTTCTTGAGCAAAACTTCAGGTGCAATATATGCTGGTGTACCAACAGTTGACTTTGGTTGTGAATGCAGCACAGAAgactaaaaaataaagtaatatttgtcacatatttaggCAGACTCCATATAAAGCAACTTTGGAAAGCGGTAAAGCCAGACTGAGGGGAGGGGATCACAAGTTTCTCCAATCTCCATTCACTTGTCATAAACAAAATGCAAGCACATATGCCTAAAAGAAACTATCCTAATTACCACATATacctgtaaaaaaaaaaaaagtcccaTACCAGCATATTTGAGCTAGATAAATTGAATTAAGCTCATTAATGataagaaaaccaagtaaaacACAGAAGACATATGATACCTTGGAATAGCCAAAATCACAAATTTTTAGCCTGGGAGCAGGGCTACCATCCAATAATGTGTTCTCTAACTTCAAATCACGGTGGCACACttgcttttgaaaaaaaaaaaaaaaactagtcaTTCAAACTGACATACATGCAAGTTTATGCAAAATCCAGATGATATGCAATTATATTAGGACTTAATCTCAGTACCATTGCATGACAGTAACTGACTCCTGATATAAGCTGTTGGAAGAAAAATCGTGCCTGTGCACAAGATATAGCAGATAGTTATAAACATATTTCAATAGTAGTCATACATTTTAACCCTGCTAGAACCGCAAATAAGAACCTCATCCTCGCTGAATCGGCCAGCATTGCAGATTCGCTCAAAGAGCTCTCCTCCCGAGGCATATTCCATCACAATAGCCAGGTGGGTTGGAGTCAATATGACCTATAGTAACATCATAACCACAAGGTTAATGCTTAAATAATTCAAAAACCTTACACGCACCCTACCACTTCCAAATCTATatgtattataaatataattataaatatGCACAAAcagcgtgtgtgtgtgtgtgtatttggtgggggggggggggaaagagagagagagagagagaggactaTCTCAAAGTGCATTTACCTCTTTAAATCGGACAATGTTGGGATGCCTCAGTGATCTGTGGTTGATTATTTCTCTTTGCACATTCTCATCAATCTGACATAAGAATCACCAATAAGAAGAATGTTGGCGAAGCCAAAAATGGCTATAGTTCAGAAGATGAAAAGATCATATCTCATACAAGTAGCAATATCTGACTCAGCTCAAATACATTGTTTCCAGCTGACTGACTGAATCACTTGAGATCAAACTGTCTACTGATTGATGGAAAGGAACCTACTGGGTATCACTTTTTCATGAACTAGGTTGTCAGCTAATCAGTGCTGTTAAAGTCTAAGAGTCTAAGTTACCTACAGCGACCAGACATACGGCTACTTAATATAAGCCATCCATCCTCACCAAATCACAAGTTACTATTTCAGTTTTGACGTCTAATTTGTACACTCCCAAATAATCTGAAGAACCATGTTGCCACGTGCAGTTATAGCTTAGACAGCTGCAAACATTCGAACTCATTACTCACAAACCTTAAGGGCCTCACCTAGCAACAAGACCTTATGGTGATGGAGGATAACCAGTCTCAAAGACCAAACATCCAAATTAGTTTACTGTAACGTATTGCGTACATCCAGTTTGCAACTATTGAAGAGGTATCTAAACAGAACAAAATTTGCCTATTATCCTGAGAGCACGTGTAATTAGCACAAtaagctaaaacagaaaatatGCCTATTCACTACGGATAGAGCTCCAAAGGTCAGTGGACTTATCCTATAAACCCAAGTAGCAGCTTCCTTTTATACCGCAGTTACTGAGTAAAAGTATGTACCAGTTTAACCATATCTAACACAGATGCTAATTTCATTAGATGAAAGTCAATTCACCAAATCATGAAAACACCGGATTAACGCAAACCCCATAAGCTCATTTCAGTTCAATCGAGGTCTGAGTTAGtaagtttttccttttcttgattaGCCTTCAAAACAATTAAACGGGAAGAATATGACCAACACATTTCCCGCCCTAAATATAACTAACACTTCCACTTACCAGAAAAGGCAAACCTCAACAAGATAGCTCAGTcgaaactcaaaaaaaaaaaaaaaaaattgatacacAAACGAACCTTATCGCCTCTCTCAATATACTTAACGGCCACAAGCTCGTTCGTCTGCCTATCTTTCATGAGCCTAGCCACTCCAAAATTCCCGGAACCGATGTCCCGCACCAGCTCGTAGCGATCGCTGTCGTGCATAATCGGCATATCCATTCCCGGCCCCACAGTCAACGCCGCTCGATCCATTTGCCCCAAAGAAAACCAACTCAAACCGAAAAAAGCCCGAACCCTGATTTCTTCAATCCCAAATTCAAACCCCAAACACTATTATCATAAGTTCATAATCATCAATCCACAACAAGCAGCTAAACGTGCCTCAAACTTCATCCAAACAAGAACCCTAAGCACAATAAAAATCAAAAACCCCGCAAGCCAAAGTGGCAACTGGCAAGCTGTCGATCACAGAATCCAAGTAAATAATTGTTTGTATGTTGTTCGAAGATAGAGACCTTAAAAAGGATGGTTGATGAGCTCAAAGCAAGGCCGCAAGCCCGTGAAGGTTTTACTTACCACCACAACTCTACTACCGAGTTTCACTTTTTCTTGTTTCTAGGTTCTTTTAGTACATCAATTTCATGATCGTCGTCGTCATCATCAATTCACACGAAGCTGTATAGCTATATATACATGTGTACATCTATATAGAGAGTGTAAGCTCGTGAAGTTTAGTGCTTTTTTGCTGTTCACCTTTTTTAGTGCTGTTCACCTTTTAGCTGTGGCTTATTCTGCATTTTCTGTGTGTTTGGTAGGAGGTTCGTTAACTCGTTCTGACGAAGGGGAAATAGGCTTTTTGGGTAAATTACTCGAGTTGCCGTCAAGTTTCTTACAATTGCATCAACGTCTCATCGagtatcaaaataacaaaagatggCTCCTTGTACGGGTGTTCAGTAGGGGCGAAAAATAGCAGAACGAAACAAAACATCCACTactactcctttttttttttttttggaccaaCTTGAACTCCACAAAATGGTTCTCCAGTATAATTTATAGTTCATCAGCTAGTTATACAGAACTTGGTAGCTTGAGAAACTTTGATTCTTCGTATATCCTATTGTTTTATTTATCGTATTTtatctcccaaaaaaaaagtatattgAATGCTACATATTTTAGGAATTCTAACTATATGTGTTAATAAAAGTTAGATGATAAAGAAACAACCCAAAATTTAATACTACTAAACATGTTGCAGAAAATAAGGAAAGCCAATAGTATAAATTTTACAGAGTCCCTGGCAATTATGCTAGACTTGAGGGAAGTCAATTAATATGATAGACGGACCCATTTTAAAGAATTGTTTTGGTAATTGAAGAGGGGGACGGACGGACGGACTGTTGCTCCTCTGAATCAGCGTAAACTGTAAAGGGTAAGATGGATTTGAAAATTGGTGTGGAAATGACGAGAATGGGCCGAGTGTGAAAGGGTTGGAATGACGAAAGTGACCTTCAATTGGTGGATGGATAAGCTTTAAGGCGGGGAGCAGCGCACGAGGAAGCGTTTAGGAGCCGACAACTGGTGATATGTGGTTCGGCGTCGTTTGGCGGCAAAAAGCCAAAAGGCTCTTTCTTGTGTTGTGGTCCCTTCTCCTTTTAGGAGTATTTCTTTATGAAATGAAGGAACGGGGCCCCGGATGTCAGGAGATTTTAGTGGGGCGGTGGTGGCGGACATTCAGTGGGCAGTTAGCCCATTTCTGTATGTCACTAAATGGCATCGTGGCCTCATTCAACGAACTTGTTAGATAATGGGCATTAAAATTCTTTCTTTGGGTCCAAGCCCATCCCGTATCATGAATGTGAGTGATGATGCCAGTTCATGCATCAAGGAAAATCTTCCTTTTCAAAGTGTTAAAGAAATCATcagggaaataaaataaaatagttgCATTGACAACCATGGATACAGCACGTCCCATCCAAGCGAAAGGGGATATGGAATTTGCAAGAGGtaactctatatatatatatatttatttatttatttttgtagtTTACTGCTCATCTTAAAACAAGTCATATGCAATTCTAGACGGAACAGAGGTCTGTCTCATATGTTCCATTTTAGGCCAATTGTAGATTTGTAGGTAGAGTGGTtgtctatatctatataaatttgaaaaggaaTTTTTACCAACAAGCCTTCACAACCCGTCCCACTCTCAACTCTATTTTCCTAgcattttatatttaatttatttcataaaaAATATCATGGGCACATTACACCCCCACGTTTCCCTCAAACAAGAAGTTAACTCCAACTAACACTCCCACGTCTCTTTCAAACAAGAAGTTAACTCCCACTTACATTAAAACTCTTCCAATTCGAACGCCGTGGGCAGATGGTCCAGTGTATGTTACCCAGTGCCCAATCCAGCCAGGAGCAACTTACACATACCGATTCACCATTGAAGACCAAGAGGGCACGTTGTGGTGGCACGCTCACAGCAAATGGCTTAGAGCTACTGTCTATGGAACCCTTGTCATCCTTCCTAAACTGGGATCCCCATATCCTTTTCCCAAGCCCAGGCATGAAGTCCCTATTATTCTTGGTAATTCTTTCAGTTCCCTTTGTAAGTTTGATAGCCTGTGTTGTTTTCACCAAGTTTAATTAaagtaaaatggtaaaattcAATAGGAGAATGGTGGGATAGAGACATCATCAGTGTTATACGACAAGCTCTTTTCACTGGGGCTGCTCCAAACGTTTCTGATGCTTATACCATTAATGGTCAACCTGGTGACCTATACAGATGCTCCAGTAAAGGTTGCTAATTCCCCGTACCAAGAATCCATCTGTAGTGGGGCAAATCCACGCATGACACGTGTCAGATCTGCAGACTGCACACAGCAGGTCGGCGGAAGATACCTCGAGGCTGGCCTGGGCCAGCTCGGCATGAGGGAGCTAGCTCGGCCGTGTCAGTGGCCTCCTATGGTGGGTTTGATGGGCCGCCGTCTCCGAACATTTAGGGGCCGCCGCATAAAACCCTAGGAAGACTCCGAACCCTAGGGGGGACTTTGACTCCCATAAGGAAACTACAAACTCACTCGGTCCTATATATACTACGCTGCCAAGACTACGCAAGGTACGCACACAAGTATTCTCTACTACTACTCTATTCTGAGGCTAAACTGACTTGACCGTCGGAACTATTCTGGGGACATCAGTCCCGCCTCCGTTCTCTCTTTTCAGGACCCCTAGTTCGATTCGCCCGCACAGGTCGGCTGCACCTGAACAGTCCGGCTCGTCACAGCTCAGCTCGGATCCGATTTTTGGCAGTCacatcaattggcgccgtctgtgggaaacACGTATTCTCTTTTTTCGCGAAAAACATGCCGAAGACTAGGTCGCAGAGGAACGCTGGCGGATCCAAGGGGACTGAGCGAAGTGGCCCCCAAAACTCCTCTCGAGGTCCAACACCTGGAGAAGGAGGGGCGGGGCCCTCACGAATCCCGCCTGAACAGCTGGTTCAGACGGTGGCGGAAAACTTGCCAACCTTCGAGGCTATCATGAACTACCTCAAAGGGCGGTCGGAAGGTCATCTGAACAAAGAACCTAAGGTCCAGGAAGCGACCTGTCAGAGTCCCGAACCGGGAGCCCGAGCCCGGGCCAAGCGGGCGCGCCAGGAGCTCACGCGTGAGCGGTCGAGGTCGTAGAACCCTCGCACAAGAACTCCCGAACTGAGCACTCGGAGCCCGTTCGGAGGCTCTCCCCCCTGAAGGAGCGACAACAGGTGCAGGACGAGCTGGACCTACTGCTGGACCCTGAGGCGGACAGGCACATTGCTTCCCCCTTCACGGTCGATATTGAGGACTACCAACTGCCCACAAAGTTCAAAATTCCAAACATGAAATCTTACGATGCAACTACGGATCCGGAAGACCACCTGTTCATGTTCATGACGCAGATGCGCCTACAAACGGTTGCGGATCCGGTCAGGTGCAAGACCTTCCCGATGTTCCTAGAGGGAAGGGCCCGACAGTGGTTCCAGGGACTTCCCCCCAGGTCGATCTGGTCTTTTACCCAGCTTGCACGACTGTTCTCAGCGCAGTTCGTTTCTTCACGAGCCTACTCTAAAAGCACCGCACACCTCATGACTATCCAACAGAAGCCAGAGGAGTCCTTGCGCGAGTACATGGTGCGCTTCAATAACGAGTCCCTTCAGGTTCGAGATCGCGACGACAAGGTGGTCATGGCCGGCTTCATCAATGGGCTGCGCAAGCAAAAACTTTACACCGAGCTTGTGGAAAGACCCCCCAAGTCAGTTCGGAAAATGCTAGACCGAGCCCATGAGAAGGCCAACGCGGAGGAAGCCAATCGCCTTAAGAGTGCACAAGAAAGATTGAGGGATGACAAGCGCAGGAGGGGCGCCGACCAGGTGGATGCACGGCCTGGTCAGGGAAGGAAGAGCGCTTATGATCGCCTCCCCAGGAGCCGCCCAATGGGAGGAGACAAGTCCTGGACTAGCCTCACGGCACTCCGAGCTCGAGTGCTCGCAGTAATGGAACAGGAGGGGCTCTCCCGACCTCCTCGGCCTTTGGCCGGGGACAAAAGCAGACGGGACCAAGGTCTGTATTGCGCTTATCATCGAGATGTGGGGCACGATACAGAGGACTGCCGTCACCTCAAGAAAGACATTGAGAAACTGATCAAACGAGGCCATCTTGGACAGTTCATACAAGAGGAACGAGCTGACCAGCAACGAGGAAGACCCAGGTCGAAACGTCCGGGCTACTTCCGGGACCGACCTCAGGGGCCTCGTGGCCGGACTCCCGAGCAGGAAACACAGAATCTGGCGGGGGTGATTAACACTATTGCCGGAGGACCTGCTGGCGGGGATAGCCATACAGCTCGGCGGCACAATTGCCCCCCTCCCACCGGGGAGAGCTCGGCCAAGCGATTGAAGATGTATGAGGAAATAATCTATGGACCTGAAGACGCAGTCCCTTTGGCCTCCAATAACCATGAAGCCATTGTGATAGAAGTCATCACCTGTAACTTCAAGGTGAAGAAGGTATACATAGACAACGGAAGTGCCATAGACGTGCTGTATTACAAGACCTTCAAGGAGCTGCAGCTGGAGGATAGACAGCTTGTACCGGTTCGAACTCCGTTGATCGGTTTTGCAGGTCCTCCCGTGAGGCCGGAAGGAATGATCACTCTCATGGTTACGGTGGGGATGTCCCCGAAGTGCCGAACGATCCCGGTAAACTTCGCGGTGGTTAAGGAGCCGTCGTCCTACAACATGATTCTGGGACGGCCCACGCTGAATGCCCTCCGAGCTATTTGCTCCACCTTGCGCCTCAGTATGAAGTTTCCTACTTCTGCTGGGGTGGCTGAGGTGCTAGGAGATCCGGAGGTGGCGAGGGCGTGTTATATTGCTACCCTCAAGGGCAAAGAGAAATTGGTAGCTCAGACAATTTGTTTAGAGTCCTGGGAGCCCCTGGAGAAAGGGGAAAGATTGGAGACAGACGAGGGGTTAGCCGAGCTGCCCGTCCAGCCCGACCGACCCGAGCGTACAGTGAAGGTCGGCACCGGCCTGGGCGAGCTGGTCAGGAGTTCTTTGGAATCTCTCTTGGAGGAATACGCTGAGATTTTTGCTTGGAGTGCTGATGACATGCCAGGAATCCCCACCGAACTGGCAGTCCATAGGCTACATGTGGACCCCAACGTCCGGCCTgtgaagcagaagaagaggaaCTTCGCTCCTGAGCGAAAGGAGGTCATCAAGAGCGAGGTGGGTAAGTTGTTGGAGGCTAAGATCGTTAAGGAAGTCTACTATCCTACCTGGCTAACCAACCCGGTGCTGGTCAAGAAGGAGGAGAAAGCGTGGAGGATGTGTGTGAATTTCACTGACTTAAATAAGGCTTGCCCGAAGGACTGTTACCCACTTCCACGGATTGACCAGCTCGTGGACTCAACAGCTGGCTATGAGATCTTCTGTTTCTTGGACGCCTTCAAGGGGTACCATCAGATAGCCCTGGATGAGGAGGATCAGGAAAAGACCTTGTTTATCACTGAGGACGGAACATATTGTTACGTCACCATGCCATTCGGGCTAAAGAATGAGGGCGCGACCTATCAGAGGTTGGTAAACAAGTTATTCAAAAACCAGATCAGTCGAAACCTGGAGATCTATGTGGACGATATGTTAGTGAAAAGCCGAACCCAAGAGCAGTTCATCTCCgatttgaggaaaattttcGAGGTCCTTCGGAGCTCACGAATGCGGCTAAACCCCAAGAAGTGTACATTTGGGGTCAGGTCGGGAAAGTTCCTGGGCTACATGATTTCTAAAGAAGGGGTGAGAGCTAACCCGGACAAGATCAAGGCTATCATGGACATGGCTCCACCCCGGAATATTAAGGATGTGCAACGTCTAACAGGGAGGATGGCAACCTTGAACAGGTTCCTGTCCAAATCGGCAGTTCGGGGGTCGCCTTTCTTCAAGGCCCTGAAGGGATGTCGACAGTTCGAGTGGAGTCTGGAGTGCCAGAAGGCGTTCGATGAGCTGAAAGCCCACCTCGCTCGGTTGCCAGCTCTGACATCTCCCGAGCAGGGGGAGACCCTATTCATCTACTTGGCTGCGGGTGAGGGGGCTATTAGCGCGGTGCTGGTGCGAGAGGAGGACAAGGTGCAGAAACCCGTATATTATGTTAGCCGCGCCCTGCAGGGGGCCGAGGCAAGGTACTCGGCGGTAGAGCGATATGTTTTGGCATTAGTACACGCATCTCGGAAGCTTAGGACGTACTTCCAAGCTCACCCCGTAGTAGTCATGACGGACCAGCCCCTGAAGCAGATCCTTTCCAAACCCGAGTCCTCAGGTCGAATGGTGAAGTGGGCTGT contains:
- the LOC113761794 gene encoding serine/threonine-protein kinase SRK2E encodes the protein MDRAALTVGPGMDMPIMHDSDRYELVRDIGSGNFGVARLMKDRQTNELVAVKYIERGDKIDENVQREIINHRSLRHPNIVRFKEVILTPTHLAIVMEYASGGELFERICNAGRFSEDEARFFFQQLISGVSYCHAMQVCHRDLKLENTLLDGSPAPRLKICDFGYSKSSVLHSQPKSTVGTPAYIAPEVLLKKEYDGKIADVWSCGVTLYVMLVGAYPFEDPEEPKNFRKTIQRILNVQYSIPDYVHISPECRHLISRIFVAEPAKRITIPEIRNHEWFLKNLPADLMDNNMANNHFEEPDQPMQSDDEIMQIITEATIPTAGMNSLNQYLTGSLDVEEDMEEDMESDPDLDIDSSGEIVYAI